In Desulfuromonas sp. KJ2020, a single window of DNA contains:
- a CDS encoding lysophospholipid acyltransferase family protein, with protein sequence MKKRFFKNRLEYILFLPLAFLARVLPRNVALGLGAQLGWLSQYLLPKRAKQARDNLLQAFPDMSAADLQQTIDDMFRHLGKSGMEMLQLDQFRTDEDVKEYFTFHGLENLQEAQALGKGLFILTGHLGFWEVGTFFLPRLGVPVDFVAKKMKNPYIDAYFRRLREAGGGQVIEAKHGARRIVKALGEQRAVAILLDQHISPPAGIKVDFFGRPAYTTPIISQIAMKLGTPVVPAFSYRKDDNHYDIVFEPMLLFDKDNSEEAARRNTQILTDHIEAAVRKKITQWFWVHKRWRA encoded by the coding sequence ATGAAAAAACGTTTTTTCAAAAATCGCCTTGAGTATATTCTCTTTCTCCCCCTAGCCTTTCTGGCCCGGGTGCTTCCCCGCAATGTCGCGCTGGGTCTGGGTGCTCAGCTGGGCTGGCTCAGCCAGTATCTGTTGCCCAAGCGCGCCAAGCAGGCGCGGGACAATCTGCTTCAGGCCTTCCCCGACATGTCCGCGGCCGACCTGCAGCAGACGATCGACGATATGTTTCGCCATTTAGGCAAAAGCGGCATGGAGATGTTGCAGCTCGATCAGTTCCGCACCGACGAGGATGTAAAAGAATATTTCACGTTCCATGGGCTGGAAAATCTGCAGGAAGCGCAGGCGCTAGGGAAAGGGCTGTTCATCCTCACGGGCCATCTCGGGTTCTGGGAAGTGGGAACCTTCTTTCTGCCCCGCCTCGGCGTTCCCGTCGACTTTGTCGCCAAGAAGATGAAAAATCCGTATATCGACGCCTATTTCAGAAGGCTCCGCGAGGCTGGCGGCGGCCAGGTGATCGAGGCCAAGCACGGTGCCCGCCGCATCGTCAAAGCGTTGGGAGAACAGCGGGCCGTCGCTATATTGCTGGACCAGCACATCTCCCCCCCCGCCGGCATCAAGGTCGACTTTTTCGGGCGGCCGGCCTATACCACCCCGATTATCAGCCAGATCGCCATGAAGCTGGGAACCCCGGTGGTACCGGCTTTTTCCTATCGCAAGGACGACAATCACTACGACATCGTCTTCGAACCGATGCTGCTCTTCGACAAGGACAATAGCGAAGAGGCGGCTCGGCGCAACACCCAGATTCTCACCGACCACATCGAAGCCGCCGTGCGCAAAAAGATCACCCAGTGGTTCTGGGTCCATAAGCGTTGGCGGGCTTGA
- a CDS encoding DUF2238 domain-containing protein, protein MATSTRDRVLHLFLLASLLALLVWSVIEPADIFIWILEAFPAIVALIVLLLTYRTFRLTNLAYVLVWLHAAILIVGSHHTYAEVPLFNWLQDTYDLQRNYYDRVGHLAQGFVPAIVAREILLRTSPLRPGGWLFFLVTCVCLAISAFYELVEWWMSVLTGTAADAFLSLQGDIWDTQWDMFWALVGAVAALLLLSRWHDRALARLGRGEEKRSVS, encoded by the coding sequence ATGGCGACGTCAACCAGAGACAGGGTCCTTCATCTTTTTCTGCTAGCCAGTCTGCTGGCTCTGCTGGTTTGGTCCGTCATCGAGCCGGCCGACATTTTTATCTGGATTCTCGAAGCCTTTCCGGCCATTGTCGCCCTGATCGTCCTTCTTTTGACCTATCGCACCTTCCGTTTGACCAATCTCGCCTATGTTCTTGTCTGGCTGCATGCCGCCATCCTGATTGTCGGCAGTCACCACACCTATGCCGAGGTGCCCCTGTTCAACTGGCTGCAGGACACCTACGATCTGCAGCGCAACTACTACGACCGTGTCGGGCACCTGGCCCAGGGCTTCGTCCCGGCCATTGTGGCCCGGGAAATCCTCCTGCGTACCTCGCCCCTGCGGCCGGGTGGCTGGCTCTTTTTCCTGGTCACCTGCGTCTGTCTGGCTATCAGCGCCTTTTATGAGCTGGTCGAATGGTGGATGTCCGTCCTTACCGGCACCGCCGCCGACGCTTTTCTCTCTCTGCAAGGGGATATCTGGGATACACAGTGGGATATGTTCTGGGCGTTGGTGGGGGCGGTCGCGGCTTTGCTGTTGCTGTCCCGCTGGCATGACCGGGCGCTGGCCCGCCTGGGCCGCGGTGAGGAGAAAAGATCCGTCAGCTGA
- the holA gene encoding DNA polymerase III subunit delta, whose protein sequence is MTHVELLRAVDDGKVPPLIFLYGAETYLRDRCLETLRDALVPAEARDFNLTVYYGKDAPVENILDAAQTFPVFAARRLIIIKDAQLLSAAQLDLFLPYLQDAVPETVLIFVADKIDARRKFFQEFKKHGELVEFKPLYDNQIPAFVKNHVREAKKSFTEEGLALFCRRVGTNLQEIDAELSKLYGYVGEGRLIDVAEVKAVVSDTRVDTVFDLGNALGKRQTGEALRYLRRLQEDGVASLVLLTMLARHYRNLWKIRELLDQNVPRRDIPRQVGVNPYFADGLIAQAGFFSAGQYRRIFELFLQTDVALKSSGANAEALMEELVLNVMGA, encoded by the coding sequence ATGACTCATGTTGAACTTTTGCGGGCGGTAGACGATGGCAAGGTGCCCCCACTGATTTTTCTCTATGGGGCGGAAACCTATTTGCGCGACCGCTGCCTGGAGACCCTGCGAGATGCCCTTGTCCCGGCCGAAGCCCGTGATTTCAATTTGACCGTTTATTATGGCAAGGACGCCCCCGTCGAAAATATTCTCGATGCTGCCCAGACCTTCCCGGTTTTTGCCGCCCGTCGTCTGATTATCATCAAGGATGCTCAACTTCTGTCTGCAGCACAACTGGACCTTTTTCTTCCCTATCTGCAGGATGCCGTCCCTGAAACCGTGCTGATCTTCGTCGCCGACAAGATCGATGCCCGGCGAAAGTTTTTCCAGGAATTTAAAAAACACGGTGAGCTGGTTGAATTCAAGCCACTCTACGACAATCAAATCCCGGCCTTCGTCAAGAACCACGTCAGGGAAGCGAAAAAGAGCTTCACGGAAGAAGGATTAGCCCTCTTCTGCCGCCGGGTAGGCACCAATCTTCAGGAAATTGATGCCGAATTGAGCAAGCTTTACGGGTATGTCGGGGAGGGTCGTTTAATTGATGTGGCCGAAGTGAAGGCGGTTGTCTCCGATACCCGGGTGGACACGGTCTTTGATCTGGGCAATGCGCTGGGAAAACGCCAGACTGGGGAAGCCCTGCGATATTTGCGACGTCTGCAAGAGGATGGCGTCGCTTCTTTAGTCCTGTTGACCATGTTGGCGCGTCATTACAGGAACCTCTGGAAAATCAGGGAGCTTCTTGACCAGAACGTGCCGCGCCGGGATATCCCCCGACAGGTAGGCGTCAATCCTTATTTCGCCGATGGCCTGATCGCCCAGGCGGGCTTTTTTTCCGCGGGACAATATCGTCGCATATTTGAACTGTTTCTACAGACGGATGTGGCTCTTAAATCAAGTGGCGCCAATGCGGAAGCACTTATGGAAGAGCTGGTGCTTAACGTGATGGGGGCCTGA
- the leuS gene encoding leucine--tRNA ligase, which produces MEERYNATTLEGKWQKIWEEEKTFKVGEFSDKPKYYLLEMFPYPSGRIHMGHVRNYSIGDVVARFKRMQGFNVLHPMGWDAFGMPAENAAIQHGTHPAKWTYENIANMRSQLKKMGLSYDWDRELATCDVDYYKWEQLVFLKMYEKGLAYKKSSSVNWCPECQTVLANEQVEEGCCWRCDSEVVPKELEQWFFKTTAYAQELLDCIEELKGWPEPVLTMQRNWIGRSTGCEIDFPLEGSLKKIRVFTTRQDTLFGATFMSLAPEHPLALEIATADRRQDVEAFIARIKKQDKIKRTSDDLDKEGVFTGAYCINPVSKKRMPVFLANFVLMDYGTGAVMAVPTHDQRDFEFAQKYDLPKVVVIQPQGDALAAETMTEAWTGPGLMVNSGAFDGLENEAAKEKIADYLQQEGIGQKTVNYRLRDWGVSRQRYWGTPIPIIYCDVCGVVPVPEQDLPVVLPTDVEFTGEGGSPLAKSQDFARVTCPQCGEVARRECDTFDTFVESSWYFARYTCPDFPSGPVDRAAAEYWLPVDQYIGGIEHAVMHLLYARFFTKVLRDLGMMKVDEPFTNLLTQGMVCMETRSCPEHGWLYPEEVVEDRCTRCQAEAVTGRNEKMSKSKKNVVDPDNLISRYGADTARLFTLFAAPPEKDLEWNDQGVEGCYRFLGRVWRIVYENHALLGAASIAPEQDGAARNLRRATHRTIKKVTEDIDGRFHFNTAIAAVMELVNALYGFEEKAKYPGAVREAIEAVLRLLSPFVPHITEELWSLIGHRDRLSEAGWPQVDAEALVEDEKLIVVQVNGKVRGKITVAVDAGEEAIKAAAIEEENVARFIEGKTIRKIVVVPGRLVSVVVA; this is translated from the coding sequence ATGGAAGAGCGCTACAACGCCACGACCCTGGAAGGCAAATGGCAGAAGATATGGGAAGAGGAAAAGACCTTTAAGGTCGGAGAATTCTCCGACAAGCCCAAGTATTATCTCCTGGAGATGTTCCCTTATCCGTCGGGTCGTATCCATATGGGCCATGTGCGCAATTATTCTATCGGGGACGTTGTCGCCCGCTTCAAGCGGATGCAGGGGTTCAATGTTCTTCATCCCATGGGGTGGGATGCCTTCGGCATGCCGGCGGAAAACGCCGCCATCCAGCATGGTACCCATCCGGCCAAGTGGACCTATGAGAATATCGCCAACATGCGTTCCCAGTTGAAAAAAATGGGTCTTTCCTACGACTGGGACCGCGAGCTGGCGACCTGTGATGTCGATTACTACAAATGGGAACAGCTCGTCTTTCTCAAGATGTACGAAAAGGGGCTGGCCTACAAAAAGAGTTCATCCGTCAACTGGTGTCCCGAGTGTCAGACGGTTCTGGCCAACGAACAGGTGGAAGAGGGGTGCTGCTGGCGCTGCGACAGCGAGGTGGTGCCCAAGGAACTGGAGCAGTGGTTCTTCAAGACCACCGCTTATGCTCAGGAACTGCTCGACTGCATCGAAGAACTCAAGGGCTGGCCTGAGCCGGTGCTGACCATGCAGAGAAACTGGATCGGCCGCAGCACGGGTTGCGAAATCGATTTTCCGCTGGAAGGATCGCTCAAGAAGATCCGTGTCTTCACCACCCGGCAGGACACGCTGTTCGGGGCGACCTTCATGAGTCTGGCTCCCGAGCATCCGCTCGCTCTTGAGATCGCCACTGCTGACCGGCGTCAGGATGTCGAGGCGTTCATCGCCCGCATCAAGAAGCAGGACAAGATCAAGCGCACCAGCGACGATCTGGATAAAGAGGGTGTTTTTACCGGCGCCTATTGCATCAACCCCGTCAGCAAGAAACGCATGCCGGTCTTTTTGGCCAATTTCGTGCTGATGGATTATGGCACCGGGGCCGTCATGGCCGTTCCCACCCACGACCAGCGCGATTTCGAGTTTGCCCAAAAGTACGACCTCCCCAAAGTCGTGGTCATTCAGCCGCAAGGGGACGCGTTGGCGGCCGAGACCATGACCGAGGCCTGGACTGGTCCGGGACTGATGGTCAACTCCGGTGCTTTTGATGGGCTGGAGAACGAAGCCGCCAAGGAGAAGATTGCCGATTATCTGCAGCAGGAAGGCATTGGCCAAAAGACGGTCAACTATCGTCTCCGCGACTGGGGGGTTTCCCGGCAACGCTACTGGGGTACCCCCATCCCCATCATCTACTGTGACGTCTGTGGTGTTGTTCCCGTGCCCGAACAGGATCTCCCGGTGGTGCTGCCTACCGACGTTGAATTTACCGGCGAGGGGGGAAGCCCTCTGGCCAAAAGTCAGGATTTTGCCCGCGTGACCTGCCCCCAGTGCGGTGAAGTGGCACGGCGGGAATGCGACACCTTCGACACCTTTGTCGAGAGTTCCTGGTATTTTGCCCGCTACACTTGCCCCGATTTTCCTTCCGGTCCCGTCGATAGAGCGGCGGCGGAGTACTGGCTGCCGGTTGATCAATATATTGGCGGAATCGAACATGCGGTCATGCACCTCCTGTACGCCCGCTTTTTTACCAAGGTCCTTCGCGATCTCGGCATGATGAAGGTGGACGAACCCTTCACCAACCTCCTGACACAGGGGATGGTGTGTATGGAAACCCGTTCCTGCCCTGAGCATGGCTGGCTTTATCCTGAAGAAGTCGTCGAAGACAGGTGTACCCGCTGTCAGGCCGAAGCCGTGACCGGCCGCAACGAGAAGATGAGCAAATCCAAAAAGAACGTGGTCGACCCCGACAACCTCATCAGCCGTTATGGCGCCGATACGGCCCGCCTCTTTACCCTTTTTGCCGCTCCTCCCGAAAAAGATCTGGAATGGAACGATCAGGGGGTCGAAGGGTGCTATCGCTTTTTGGGCCGGGTCTGGCGTATTGTCTATGAAAACCATGCCCTGCTGGGCGCTGCCTCCATCGCTCCCGAGCAGGATGGCGCCGCCAGAAATCTGCGCCGGGCGACCCACCGGACGATCAAAAAGGTGACGGAGGATATCGACGGTCGCTTCCACTTCAACACGGCCATTGCCGCTGTCATGGAGTTGGTCAACGCGCTGTACGGCTTTGAGGAAAAGGCGAAATATCCTGGCGCCGTACGTGAAGCCATCGAGGCTGTCCTGCGCCTGCTGTCGCCGTTTGTGCCTCACATCACCGAAGAATTGTGGAGCCTCATCGGTCATCGGGACCGACTCAGTGAGGCGGGCTGGCCCCAGGTAGACGCCGAGGCTTTGGTGGAGGATGAAAAGCTCATTGTCGTGCAGGTCAACGGCAAGGTGCGGGGCAAGATCACGGTCGCGGTAGACGCCGGGGAAGAGGCGATCAAGGCGGCGGCTATTGAAGAGGAAAACGTGGCGCGCTTCATTGAAGGCAAGACGATTCGAAAGATCGTCGTGGTGCCTGGCCGTCTCGTCAGCGTGGTGGTGGCATGA
- a CDS encoding methylated-DNA--[protein]-cysteine S-methyltransferase encodes MTLRSENIFFALMNSPVGVIGLVEDQDSLVEIVFQSDPAIIREQILRQYPQAREQESALLQNAREQLHDYFEGRRRHFELPLDMANLPAFTRKVLTLLSGVDYGRTLTYGELAALAGSPQAARAVGRAMATNPFPIIVPCHRVVGGGGRLTGYSGGQGLSTKQWLLEFEKQQAGEEG; translated from the coding sequence ATGACTCTGAGAAGCGAAAATATCTTTTTTGCTCTGATGAACTCCCCGGTGGGAGTGATTGGACTTGTCGAGGATCAAGACAGCCTTGTGGAGATTGTCTTTCAATCAGACCCGGCTATCATAAGGGAGCAGATTCTCCGCCAATACCCTCAGGCCAGAGAACAAGAAAGTGCGCTTTTGCAAAATGCGAGAGAACAGCTGCACGACTATTTTGAAGGACGTCGGCGGCATTTTGAGTTGCCTCTCGATATGGCGAATCTGCCGGCCTTCACCCGCAAGGTGTTGACCCTGTTGTCGGGGGTGGACTACGGTCGCACCCTGACCTACGGCGAACTGGCGGCGCTGGCCGGCTCTCCCCAGGCGGCGCGGGCCGTCGGGCGGGCCATGGCCACCAATCCTTTCCCCATCATCGTCCCCTGTCATCGGGTCGTCGGAGGGGGCGGCAGGCTGACAGGCTATTCGGGGGGGCAGGGCTTGAGTACGAAGCAATGGCTGCTCGAGTTTGAAAAACAGCAGGCCGGGGAAGAGGGGTAA
- a CDS encoding tRNA (cytidine(34)-2'-O)-methyltransferase: MTAPPLPFHIVLIEPEIPPNTGNIARLCAATGTHLHLVGKLGFSLDDKYLKRAGLDYWPAVKLQRWPALADLQQAFPEGRFWYTSKKATRSYVQAEFRPGDFIVFGKETEGLPEELLEQNSENTLRIPIFSPDVRSLNLSTAAGIVLYEALRQAGRLS; encoded by the coding sequence ATGACTGCACCGCCCCTCCCTTTTCATATTGTGCTCATCGAGCCCGAAATTCCGCCCAACACCGGCAACATCGCCCGCCTGTGCGCGGCCACCGGCACCCACCTGCATCTGGTGGGCAAGCTCGGCTTTTCCCTTGACGACAAGTACCTCAAGCGAGCCGGTCTCGACTACTGGCCAGCCGTCAAGCTGCAGCGCTGGCCAGCGCTGGCGGACCTGCAGCAGGCTTTCCCCGAGGGCCGCTTTTGGTACACCTCAAAAAAGGCGACACGCTCCTACGTGCAGGCCGAGTTCCGGCCCGGAGATTTTATTGTTTTCGGAAAAGAAACGGAAGGACTGCCGGAGGAACTGCTCGAACAAAACAGCGAAAACACCCTTCGCATCCCGATCTTCTCGCCGGATGTGCGCAGTCTGAACCTGTCGACAGCGGCGGGGATCGTACTGTACGAGGCCCTGCGGCAGGCGGGACGCCTCAGCTGA
- a CDS encoding O-acetylhomoserine aminocarboxypropyltransferase/cysteine synthase family protein, whose amino-acid sequence MSEIKRGIGTQALHGGQKPDPTTRSRAVPIYQTTSYTFDSTAHAAGLFSLEQQGNIYTRIMNPTTDVLEQRLAEMDGGSGALAMASGSAAISLTILNLASAGDNIIASSHLYGGTYNLFNHTLRRFGIGVRFFDPATPETLPALIDERTRGIFLETIPNPKNCVIEFATIGTIARENGVPLIVDNTVATPVLFRPVEHGANIVCYSLTKFIGGHGTSIGGAVVDLGNFDWDNGRFPEFTTPDPSYHGLAYYPALGAQAFILKMRLTLLRDLGPSISPFNSFQILQGIETLHLRMPRHCENALALARHLEQHPDVAWVNYPGLPSHPDHERARQYLPQGQGAILGFGIKGGKEAAARFIDHVQLASHLANVGDAKTLVIHPASTTHQQLTPEEQQSAGVTSDYIRVSVGIESIEDILADFDQALQAART is encoded by the coding sequence ATGTCCGAGATCAAAAGAGGAATTGGCACACAGGCCCTGCATGGCGGCCAGAAACCGGATCCCACCACCCGCTCACGGGCGGTGCCGATTTACCAGACAACATCCTACACCTTTGATTCCACCGCGCATGCCGCCGGGCTTTTTTCCCTGGAGCAGCAGGGAAACATCTATACCCGCATCATGAATCCCACCACCGACGTGCTGGAACAGCGACTGGCGGAGATGGACGGCGGCAGCGGTGCCCTGGCGATGGCCTCGGGTTCGGCGGCCATCAGCCTGACCATCCTCAATCTGGCCAGCGCCGGCGACAATATCATCGCCTCCAGTCACCTTTATGGCGGCACCTACAATCTGTTCAACCACACTCTGCGCCGCTTCGGCATCGGTGTGCGTTTTTTCGACCCGGCCACCCCCGAGACCTTGCCGGCTCTCATCGATGAACGGACGCGGGGGATTTTTCTGGAGACCATCCCCAACCCCAAAAATTGCGTCATTGAGTTCGCGACCATCGGCACCATCGCCCGGGAAAATGGCGTTCCCCTGATTGTCGACAACACGGTGGCGACACCGGTTCTTTTCCGTCCCGTCGAGCATGGAGCCAACATCGTCTGCTATTCGCTGACCAAGTTCATCGGCGGCCATGGCACCAGCATCGGCGGCGCCGTCGTCGATCTGGGCAATTTCGACTGGGACAACGGACGCTTCCCCGAGTTCACCACACCCGACCCGAGCTACCACGGCCTCGCCTATTACCCCGCCCTGGGAGCACAAGCGTTTATCCTGAAGATGCGCCTGACCCTGCTGCGTGACCTGGGGCCCAGCATCTCACCGTTCAACAGCTTTCAGATTCTCCAGGGCATTGAGACCCTGCACCTGCGCATGCCGCGCCACTGTGAAAACGCGCTGGCCCTGGCCCGCCACCTGGAGCAGCATCCCGACGTGGCTTGGGTCAACTATCCGGGACTGCCCAGCCATCCCGACCATGAACGCGCCCGCCAGTACCTGCCCCAGGGCCAGGGCGCCATCCTCGGCTTTGGCATCAAGGGGGGCAAAGAGGCGGCGGCACGCTTTATCGATCATGTGCAGCTTGCCAGCCACCTGGCCAATGTCGGCGACGCCAAAACCCTGGTGATCCATCCGGCCTCAACCACCCACCAGCAGCTTACCCCCGAAGAACAGCAGTCCGCCGGGGTGACGTCCGATTATATCCGGGTCTCCGTCGGCATCGAAAGCATTGAGGATATCCTGGCCGACTTTGACCAGGCCCTGCAAGCGGCCCGCACCTAG
- a CDS encoding LptE family protein: MRSALPLLVLCLLVLGGCGYQFSEKTNRFSEGENRLYIELFGNKTAEPYLEDLVTNAVVTRFARKPEMEIVESWDGADVVLTGTVTGYSSSAVSYGPEDRILEYRATLSVQATLRQAADGKALWKGRVVWDDEYRTNPDKGVQEDRESEIQSLIAERVAEELYFRILENF; encoded by the coding sequence ATGAGGTCCGCTCTTCCTTTGCTGGTCCTTTGCCTGCTGGTTCTGGGCGGGTGCGGCTACCAGTTTTCTGAAAAAACCAATCGCTTTTCGGAAGGGGAAAACAGACTATATATCGAACTGTTCGGCAATAAGACAGCTGAGCCTTACCTGGAAGACCTGGTCACCAACGCCGTGGTGACCAGGTTTGCGCGCAAACCCGAGATGGAGATTGTCGAAAGCTGGGATGGCGCCGATGTCGTTTTGACGGGGACAGTGACGGGGTATTCGTCCTCGGCGGTATCCTATGGTCCCGAAGACAGAATCCTTGAGTATCGCGCTACACTTTCCGTTCAGGCGACCCTGCGGCAGGCTGCCGATGGCAAGGCCTTGTGGAAGGGCCGGGTTGTCTGGGATGATGAATACCGCACAAACCCGGACAAAGGAGTCCAGGAAGACCGGGAAAGCGAAATCCAGAGCCTGATCGCCGAACGCGTGGCTGAAGAGTTGTACTTTCGCATCCTTGAAAACTTTTGA
- the rpsT gene encoding 30S ribosomal protein S20 has translation MANHKSALKRNRQNAVRNARNTHIRSSMRTFVKKVREAVAAGDAEAAKAALAQAVPFIDKASTKGVIHKATASRKISRLSKLVNTMG, from the coding sequence TTGGCAAATCACAAGTCCGCGCTGAAAAGAAATCGTCAGAACGCCGTCCGCAACGCCCGCAACACGCACATCCGCTCGTCCATGAGAACCTTTGTCAAGAAGGTCCGTGAAGCTGTAGCCGCCGGTGATGCGGAAGCGGCCAAAGCAGCCCTGGCACAGGCCGTGCCTTTTATCGACAAAGCCTCCACCAAGGGGGTCATTCATAAGGCTACAGCCAGCCGTAAGATCTCCCGTCTGAGCAAGCTTGTCAACACCATGGGCTAA
- the murJ gene encoding murein biosynthesis integral membrane protein MurJ, translating into MSEKRHISRATGIMGLATGLSRIGGLVRDMVVAGFFGAGFATDAFFMAFTIPNLLRRFFAEGSLTAAFVPTFSDVLHREGPEEARRVASICWTLLLLVLTLVTLAGVLGSPYIVRFIGFGFGSIEGKLALTDYLNRIMFPYIFFVSLLALLTGILNVHGRYFWPSVSPLVLNIAMVLSAIFLSPLFEVPITALAVGVLLGGLLQLLMQFPALKATEIRLRLDFSFSHPAVRRIASLMLPGIAGVAIYQINVVLTRLLASFLPEGSVSYLYYGQRLFEFPQGIFIVSLAQAVLPSMSRQASLGDMDGLKESLRFALILIALFTLPAAVGLLLCAVPVFSLFFMSGAFGFEEVRQSALALAFYAPGLFFLGISRVVVPAFYAMKNTRTPVWISFWTLLVNAGLGLALMGPFKHLGLALALTLSSVFNGALLLWMLRRVAGPLGLMPVITNLLRLIPVTLLMGIVVWSILQFGPWTEAGRHGLKAAVLFAAVSTGMLVYGVGCMVVRIPQAAEAYALIRRKLGRRV; encoded by the coding sequence ATGTCAGAAAAAAGACACATTTCCAGGGCAACGGGGATTATGGGTCTGGCTACCGGCCTGAGCCGTATCGGCGGGTTGGTGCGCGATATGGTGGTAGCCGGCTTTTTCGGAGCGGGATTCGCGACCGACGCCTTTTTCATGGCCTTCACCATCCCCAATCTGCTGCGCCGATTTTTCGCCGAAGGGTCTTTGACTGCGGCCTTTGTCCCCACTTTTTCCGATGTTCTGCATAGGGAAGGGCCAGAAGAAGCCCGGCGTGTCGCCTCTATCTGCTGGACGCTGCTGCTGCTCGTACTCACCCTGGTGACCCTGGCCGGTGTGCTTGGCTCTCCCTATATCGTACGCTTTATCGGCTTCGGGTTTGGCAGCATCGAGGGAAAACTGGCCTTGACCGATTACCTGAATCGGATCATGTTCCCCTATATCTTTTTCGTCAGTCTGCTGGCGTTGCTTACCGGGATCCTCAACGTCCACGGCCGCTATTTCTGGCCCTCCGTCTCGCCGCTGGTGCTCAATATCGCCATGGTTCTGAGCGCGATCTTCCTCTCCCCTCTGTTCGAGGTGCCTATCACCGCCCTGGCGGTCGGGGTTCTACTTGGCGGCCTGCTACAGCTCCTCATGCAGTTCCCGGCCCTCAAGGCGACGGAGATCCGCCTGCGCCTCGATTTCTCTTTTTCCCATCCGGCGGTACGCCGTATCGCCTCGCTGATGCTGCCGGGAATAGCCGGGGTGGCCATCTATCAGATCAACGTCGTCCTCACGCGTCTGCTGGCCTCCTTCTTGCCTGAAGGAAGCGTCTCCTACCTTTATTATGGTCAGCGTCTTTTTGAATTTCCGCAAGGGATCTTTATTGTTTCCCTGGCCCAGGCCGTGCTTCCTTCCATGAGCCGTCAGGCCTCCCTTGGGGATATGGACGGACTCAAGGAGTCGCTGCGATTTGCCCTCATCCTGATCGCCCTGTTTACCCTGCCGGCGGCGGTCGGTCTGCTGTTGTGTGCAGTGCCTGTCTTCAGCCTGTTTTTCATGTCCGGCGCTTTCGGTTTCGAGGAAGTCCGCCAGTCTGCTCTGGCCCTGGCCTTTTATGCACCGGGGCTCTTTTTCCTCGGCATTAGCCGTGTGGTGGTTCCCGCTTTCTATGCCATGAAGAATACCCGCACCCCCGTCTGGATATCCTTCTGGACCCTGCTGGTCAATGCCGGCCTGGGCCTGGCTCTCATGGGGCCTTTCAAGCACCTCGGTTTGGCACTGGCCCTGACCCTTTCCTCTGTTTTCAACGGTGCTCTGCTGCTGTGGATGCTACGGCGGGTGGCCGGTCCGCTTGGATTGATGCCTGTTATCACGAATTTGCTGCGTCTGATTCCCGTTACGCTGCTCATGGGAATCGTGGTCTGGAGCATTTTACAATTCGGTCCCTGGACTGAGGCTGGCCGGCACGGACTCAAGGCGGCGGTTCTCTTCGCCGCAGTAAGTACAGGGATGTTGGTGTACGGAGTCGGTTGCATGGTGGTACGCATACCCCAAGCCGCCGAGGCCTATGCGTTGATTCGGCGCAAGCTTGGGAGGCGAGTATGA